Proteins from a single region of Candidatus Saccharimonadales bacterium:
- a CDS encoding O-antigen ligase family protein, translating to MKATILEKIYAWILIVILGGIVLHAPLSVGFGTLFPDYDLLIKSWKEILMLVATVLAVVIVSRRQLWGELSKDIIFRLIAAYGALHLVLAMLFYGSTVQTVAGLAIDLRYVLFFSLVYVLIKIVPGYRKVLLQVGVAGAVVVVGFAVVQLFLPPDILKYIGYGKDTIQPYLTVDLNHEFIRVNSTLRGPNPLGAYVGIVLGCLAAVWVSGRSVLAGTKNKVIVGLGIIASLIALWITYSRSALAAAVIIIGVVVGIGAAKYLTRRTWITLGVVAVALAGTLFLVRDSTFVSNILLHENPNGGSATTSNDGHVDSVVAATDKIAEQPLGAGIGSTGSASLYGDKPFIIENQYLFIAHEAGWLGLILFLAIFVCIMMRLWRSRQDWLALGVFASGIGLALIGLLQPVWVDDTVSIVWWGLAAIAITGGKYARDTTKQKTTRTS from the coding sequence ATGAAAGCGACAATTCTAGAAAAGATCTATGCCTGGATTCTCATCGTTATCCTGGGAGGAATCGTATTGCACGCGCCACTTAGCGTTGGGTTTGGAACGCTTTTCCCTGATTATGATCTGTTGATCAAGTCCTGGAAGGAGATATTGATGCTGGTTGCGACGGTTTTAGCTGTCGTTATTGTATCTCGCCGCCAGCTTTGGGGTGAACTAAGCAAGGACATTATATTTCGCCTAATCGCTGCATATGGTGCGCTTCACCTTGTACTGGCAATGCTTTTTTATGGAAGCACAGTTCAAACGGTTGCTGGTCTGGCGATTGATCTTCGATACGTTCTTTTCTTTAGCCTAGTGTATGTACTTATAAAAATAGTACCTGGCTATCGAAAAGTATTACTACAGGTTGGCGTGGCAGGCGCGGTCGTTGTTGTTGGCTTTGCCGTCGTGCAGCTCTTCCTTCCTCCGGATATATTGAAGTATATAGGGTATGGTAAAGACACAATCCAACCATACTTAACGGTTGATTTGAACCATGAATTTATACGGGTGAACAGCACGCTTCGCGGGCCGAATCCACTCGGGGCGTATGTCGGTATTGTGCTTGGATGTCTTGCGGCGGTCTGGGTTAGTGGACGATCGGTACTTGCAGGGACAAAGAATAAAGTCATTGTCGGACTAGGAATTATTGCATCGCTGATTGCGCTATGGATTACCTATTCAAGGAGTGCACTTGCTGCTGCGGTGATCATCATTGGAGTGGTAGTGGGGATTGGTGCTGCTAAATACCTGACTCGCCGTACATGGATTACTTTGGGCGTGGTTGCGGTTGCCCTTGCTGGTACGTTATTCCTTGTTCGTGATAGTACGTTCGTATCAAATATCTTGTTGCATGAAAATCCAAATGGCGGAAGCGCAACAACTTCGAATGATGGTCATGTTGATTCGGTTGTGGCTGCAACGGATAAAATAGCAGAACAGCCATTAGGAGCGGGTATTGGCAGTACGGGTTCGGCGTCACTTTACGGCGACAAACCGTTTATTATTGAGAATCAGTATTTATTTATCGCTCATGAAGCTGGTTGGCTTGGCCTGATTTTATTCCTTGCCATTTTCGTTTGTATTATGATGAGACTATGGCGATCCAGGCAGGATTGGTTAGCGCTCGGGGTTTTTGCAAGTGGAATAGGACTTGCCTTAATCGGACTACTGCAGCCTGTATGGGTAGATGATACGGTATCAATTGTATGGTGGGGATTAGCGGCAATCGCAATCACCGGGGGAAAATATGCTAGAGACACGACCAAGCAAAAAACAACGCGAACTTCTTAG